Below is a genomic region from Pantanalinema sp..
CGCACCTTCGCGCCCTTCGTCGCGGGCATCGGCCAGATGCCTTACCGACGCTTTGTCGTCTTCAGCGTGACGGGCGGGCTCCTCTGGATCTCGCTGTTCGTGTTCGGCGGCTACCTGTTCGGCAACCTGCCCGTGATCAAGCAGAATTTCAAGCTGGTGATCCTCGGCGTCATCGTCGTCTCGCTCTTGCCGCCGCTGATCGAGGTCGTCAAGCACAAGTTGCAGCCGACCCGCAGCTAGCCGGAACCTTCTAGAGACGCCGTCCCTGGCCGTTCGAACGGCCAGGGACGGCGTCTCTTCTTGGCTGAGCAGGCAAGAGGCAGGTCACAATCGCGTCATCATCTCGAAATCAGGGGTTTAGGCGTGCGTTATGTTGGGCATGGAAAAGGCAGGTTGCCCGCCACCCCTTCGGCCAAGAGGAGCTCGCCATGCTGAACCCGCGTTACACGCTGAACATCTGCATCGCCTCCACCGCGACCATCTGGATCCTGATGATCCTGGGAGCGATGCTGGGCGGGGCGCCCTCCGGCTTCTCGTACGGCCTCTTGACCCTCAACATCATCAGCACGATGTTCGTCTACCAGCGCTACCGCGGGCTCTTCTGGTAGGAAGATCGAAACGGCCCGGCGCGAAGCGCCGGGCCGTCGTCGTCGAGGCGATGGGTCGTCGGTCAGTACACGACGTGCCAGATGTAGAAGAGGTAGTAGTAGGCGACCGCCCCGGACAGCAGGTAGCTGTCCGCCCGGTCCAGCACCCCGCCGTGGCCCGGGATGATGTCCCCCGAGTCCTTCTTGCCCGCGTCGCGCTTGATCATCGACTCGGTCAGGTCGCTGATCTGGGCGACCACGCTGATCACGGCGCCAAGGGCCATGCAGTGAAGGATGTGGAGGTGGAAGCCCCAGCCGACGAGCGCCGAGGCCGCCACCGCCAGGAGGATGCCCCCCAGGGATCCCTCGACGGTCTTCTTGGGCGAGAGCGGGCCGATCAGCGCTCGGCGCCCCAAGGACTTGCCGATCAGGTAAGCGCCCACGTCGGTCGCGATGATCGCCCCGAAGTAGAGGAAGGTGATCCCCATCCCCAGGTGAGGCATGGCCAGGCGATGGGCCGGGTCGGGGTACTGCAGCTGGCGCAGGAGCGGGATGTAGCTCGGAAGCCAGCCGGTCAGCACGATCCCCAGGAACGTGGTCGCCACGTCCGAGATGGTGCCCATCTGCCCGCCGGGCTGGCCGTCTTCGGCCTTGCCCATCACGTTCCAGTACGGGAACCACGGGGCGGAGCGAACGATGAGGAAGAGGCAGGCGAGCACGAAGCTCGCCACCATGAAGGGGGCGTGGTACTGGGTCCCCGTCAGCGCCGTCACGACGATGATCGAGAGCGAGGCCGCCGTACCCAGGTAACGCGCCGGATGGTAGCCCTTCTCCTCGAAGAGCCAGTACAGCTCCCGGTTCGCGAAGATCGACAGCACGAAGACGAAGACCGCCATCGGCCACTCGGCGAACCAGATCAGGGCGACGGCCAGCACGACGGCGACGAGCGAGGTGATCACCCGCAGCCGGAACTTGGGGCGCTTGAGGTCGAAGGGCGAGGTTTCGGGCGACATCTAGGACTCGGTTTCGAGCAGGTCGAGGGTGCGCGGGACGGCAAGCAGCTCAACGCCCTCCCGTGCCTTGCGGACCGCCGCCACCCGCCATTCGGCGGGCCGGACGATCCGCTCGGGCACAGGGGCCCGGGGCGGCAGGAGGGGCTTGACCGTGACCGGTCCCTCGGCGGAAAGCTCCGCGAGGGCCCGGTCCAGAGGGTAGGCGAGCCAGCGGTGGATGGCTAGACCTCCATGATCTCGGCTTCTTTGGAGGAGAGAGCCTTGTCGATCTCGGCGACGTAGCGATCCGTGAGCTTCTGGAGCTGGTCCTGGAGGCGCTTGGCGTCGTCCTGGGTGATCTCGCTCTTCTTCTCGGCGCCCTTGATCTTGTCCTGCTCGTCGCGGCGGACGTTGCGGATGGCGACCTTGCCCTCCTCGGCCTCCTTCTTGGCGAGCTTGACCAGGTCGCGGCGGCGCTCCTCGGTGGGAGGGGGGAAGCCGATGCGCAGGGACTGGCCGTCGTTGGTCGGCGTCAGGCCCAGGTCGCTCTTGAGGATGGCCCGCTCGATGGCCGTGAGGGCGGCGCGGTCGAAGGGCTGGATCGCCAGGGTGCGCGCGTCCGGGGTCGAGACCGAGGCGATGGCCTTGACGGCGGTCATGGAGCCGTAGTACTCGACCTCGATGCGATCGAGGATCGCGGGGGCGGCGCGGCCGGTGCGGATCGCGGCGAACTCCTGGTTGATCCGGGAGACCGCCTTCTTCATCTTGCCTTCGGCTTCCGCGATGACGTCTTTAAGCATGGGTGGGAATGCCTCCTACGTAAGTGCCGATGGGCTCTCCGCGCACGACGCGCTCGATGTTGCCGGGTTCGTTTAGGTTGAACACGATGATGGGGAGCCCGGTGTCCTTGCACAGGGAGATGGCCGTGGAGTCCATGACCTTGAGCTCCTTGCTGAGGACCTCCATGTAGTTGAGTTGCTGGTACTTGACTGCGTTCGGGTTCTTGGCGGGGTCCGAGTCGTAGACTCCGTCCACCTTGGTCGCCTTGAGGAGGACCTCGGCGCCGATCTCGACGGCGCGCAGCGAGGCGGCGGTGTCGGTGGTGAAGTAGGGGTTGCCGGTGCCGGCGGCGAAGATGACCACGCGCCCCTTCTCGAGGTGGCGCATCGCCCGGCGCTTGATGAAGGGCTCGGCGACCTCTCTCATCTCGATGGCGGACTGGACGCGGGTGTCCACGCCGGCCTTCTCGAGGCCGTCCTGCAGGGCCAGCGAGTTCATGACCGTCGCGAGCATGCCCATGTAATCGCCGGTGGAGCGATCCATGCCCTTGGCGCTCGCCGCCAGGCCGCGGAAGATGTTGCCCCCGCCCACGACCAGGGCGAGCTCGAGGCCCTGATCCACCAGGCCCTTGACCTCGTCGGCGATCTGGCGGATCACCACCGGGTCGATGCCGTAGCCCTGGGCGCCCATGAGCGCCTCGCCGCTCAGCTTGAGGAGGATGCGCTTGTACTTGAGACCGTTGCTCAACGGAGACTCCTCTTCGTGAGGAGCGACCCCCGACGCGTGACGGGGGTCGCCCTTCGGATTGGCCGGGTTTACTTGCCCATCTGGGCGGCGACTTCGGCCGCGAAGTCCTCGACCTTCTTCTCGATGCCCTCGCCGAGCACGAAGCGGGCGAAGCGCTTGACGCTCATCTTGGCGCCGAGCTTGCTCGCGCGCTCGTTGATCACGTCGGTCACGCTCTTGCCGGGCTCCTTGATGAAGGGCTGCTCGAGGAGGCAGACCTGCTCGAAGTACTTGTTGATGCGGCCCTCGACGATCTTGCCCCGGACGGCCTCGGGCTTGGCCTTGATCTCGTCCTGCTCGGAGAGGATCCGGCGCTCGGCCTCGGTCTGCTCGGCGGGGACCTCGGTGCGCGAGACGAAGGCGGGGCTGGAGGCGGCGACCTGCATGGCCAGGTCGCGGGCCAGCTCCTGGGCGTCGCCGCTGGTGCTGATGTCCTTGTCCGAGATCAGCTCGATCAACACGCCGATCTTGCCGCCGAGGTGGATGTAGGTGCCGACGAGGTTGGTGCCCTCGGCGGTGTAGCGGGCGAAGCGACGGATGTCGATCTTCTCGCCGATCTTGGCGACCTTGGTGTTGAGGACCTCGTTGAGGGTCTGGCCGGCCTCGGCCACGGAGGGCTGAGCGAGCAGGTCGGCGCCGACGCCGGTCTCGGTGGTGGCCTTCTCGGCGGCCTGCTGGGCCACGTCCTTCACGAAGGCGACGAACTCCTCGTTGCGGGCGACGAAGTCGGTCTCGCAGTTGACCTCGACCAGCGCGCCCACGCGGCCGTCGGCGGTCAAGTAGGAGCCCACGGCGCCCTCGCTCGCGATGCGGCCGGCCTTCTTGGCGGCGGCGGCGAGGCCCTTCTTGCGGAGCAGCTCGACGGCCTTGTCGAGATCACCACCGACTTCGGTGAGGGCCTTCTTGCAGTCCATCATGCCGGCGCCGGTCTTCTCACGGAGATCCTTGACGAGCGAAGCGGAAATGTCCACGGGTGATTCCTCCTTAAGGAAAGATCAAATTCTTCTTCAGTATACTCTAAAATCCCCCCGAAGGGGATGGCCGCACCTTCTCAAGCGCACGCCCGGGCGAGTGCCCGGGCGTGCGATCGACCTTTGAAGGCGGCTGAGGCTAGATCGAGACGGCCTCGAGCTGCTCGGTGGTGCCGGCGGCGTGCTGCACGCCCTGCTTGCCCTCGAGGACGGCGTCGGCGATCTTCTCGGTGAGGACCTTGATGGCGCGGATCGCGTCGTCGTTGCCGGGGATGATGTAGTCGACCTCATCGGGATCGCAGTTGGTGTCGACCACGGCCACGACGGGGATGCCCAGCTTGCGGGCTTCCTTGATGGCGAGGTGCTCCTTCTTGGTGTCGATCACGAAGACGACGTCGGGGCGACGGCCGGGCAGGTTCTTGATGCCGCCCAGAAGACGCTCGAGCTTGAAGGCTTCCTTCTCGAGGAGCGAGACTTCCTTCTTGGGCAGACGGTCGTAGGAGCCGTCGACCTTCATCTGCTCGAGCTCCTTGAGGCGGGCGATCCGCTTCTTGATGGTCTCGAAGTTGGTCAGCATGCCGCCGAGCCAGCGCTGGTTGACGAAGAACATGTTGCAGCGCTCGGCCTCCTCGCGGATGGTCTCCTGCGCCTGCTTCTTCGTGCCGACGAAGCAGATGTTCTTGCCCTGGGCGACCATGTCGCGCACGAAGTAGTACGCGGCGTCCAGGTAGCGCGAGGTCTTCTGGAGGTCGATGATGTAGATGCCGTTGCGCTCGGCGAAGATGTAGGGACGCATCTTGGGGTTCCAGCGACGGGTCTGGTGACCGAAGTGGACGCCGGCCTCGAGCAGGCTCTTCATAGGTGCGACGGGCATAGGGTTGTTACTCTCCTTTTAAGGGGTGGGGTTACTCCGCCGCCGACCGCTTTCTGTGGCGCCCTTCAGGAATCGAGGGTTTCCCCTCGACCCCGCCTGGAGGGCATGCGGGTCGGCGTGTGGGCTCCGCGCGCGGCGTGGCGCTCGCGGGCGTGGGAAGCGGATCCGTACTATAGCATGTGCCCCCTGCCCCCAGCAAGCGAGCGCTCGGCGAGAGCGGCCCCGCGGTGATCAATGAACTTGCGCCGGGAGATCCCTTGGCGTATCCTTATTCGAAGGCTTGGCCGCTCAGGGCCGGGCCGCGCCGTGCCGCACAGGCCTCTACGGTCGAACGCAGGAAGGAACGCCCCATGCCGACGGTCCAGACCATCCTCTTCGAGAACGTCGAGATCGACGTCTCCAACAACAAGCAGCTCTTCATCCACCCCATCCACCGGGTGGTGGCCGAGGAGTTCCCCGTCCCGCTCTCGTTCGCCGTCCTGAGCTGCGCCTACGATCTGGCTCCCGGTCGCTACTCGTGCAAGCACACCATGTTCGCCGACGACCGCAAGACCGAGCTGATCTCCTTCTCCCACGAGGCGGTCGCCCTCGAGCAGGCCGGCGGCGGCATGGGCTTCCGCACCACCTTCGAGAACGTCCAGCTCCCCGGCCCCGGCCGCTACTGGATCCGCACCGAGCTCTCGGGCGGGGTCAAGGCCGACGACATCGTCCTGCGGGTCGAGGGCGTCAAGAAGGGTGCTCCCAAGCTCAACCTGCGCGCCTAGCGCTCGTTGCCGGCCCGGGCATTAACCTCGCCAAAACCTCCCTTCGCCCCTGTGCAAAAGGGAGAAAGACCGCTCGGGCCGAAAAATTTAACCCAACCTTTCCGATCCAGGGGGCTTGCCGCGTTATCCTTGGGGTAGAACGAAATCGAGCGGCGGGCCGCCCCCGAAAAAGGGGCAAGCGGCAAGCGGTCGCTCGCAAGAAGCATCCGTCAAGATCAGTCGTTACCTCTCGACCGTTTGCCAGGGGGCGGTTCATTCGGAAGGCGGCGCGGCCACGTCCGGGGTTAAGGCGAGTTTGTGTGGTCCGTTACAGCAACATCGACGCAACATAGCCAAAATCTTTTCACCGTAAAGTTTCAGGTAGAGTGTGCACAAGCAAGCGATAACACGGCGCAACAACGTGGTTCGAGTAGGAGGATCAGGGCTTGGATAAGCTGATTGTCAACGGCGGGCCCCCCCTCGTCGGCACCATCCCGGTCAGCGGCGCGAAGAACTCGGCCCTGCCGATCCTCGCGGCGGCGATCCTCTCGCAGGGCGACTGCCACATCACCAACGTCCCCGAGCTGACCGACGTCCACATCATCTGCGAGATCCTGGGCACCCTGGGCGTCGAGGTCGAGTCGACCGGCAAGGGCTCCTACCGCCTCAACGCCAGCGGCCTCTGCGAGTTCACCGCCCCCTACGAGCTGGTCACCAAGATGCGGGCGGCCTTCTTCGCCATCGGCCCCATCCTGGCGCGCATGGGCCACGCCCGGATCCCCTTGCCCGGCGGCTGCACCATCGGCTCGCGCCCGGTGGACCTCCACCTCAAGGGGCTTCGCTCCCTGGGCGCCAAGGTCACCATCGAGCACGGCTACGTGGAGGCCCAGGCCGACGCCCTGGTCGGCGGCAACGTCTACCTCGACTTCCCGAGCGTGGGCGCCACCGAGACCATCATGATGGCCGCGGTCCACGCCGAGGGCACCACCGTCATCGAGAACTGCGCCCAGGAGCCCGAGATCGTCGATCTCGCCGACTTCCTCAACAAGATGGGTGCCCGGGTCACCGGCGCCGGGACCCAGACCATCACGGTCGAGGGGGTCCGGCGGCTGGGCGGCTGCGACCATTCCATCATCCCCGACCGGATCGAGGCGGGCACCTTCAT
It encodes:
- a CDS encoding phosphatidate cytidylyltransferase, with translation MSPETSPFDLKRPKFRLRVITSLVAVVLAVALIWFAEWPMAVFVFVLSIFANRELYWLFEEKGYHPARYLGTAASLSIIVVTALTGTQYHAPFMVASFVLACLFLIVRSAPWFPYWNVMGKAEDGQPGGQMGTISDVATTFLGIVLTGWLPSYIPLLRQLQYPDPAHRLAMPHLGMGITFLYFGAIIATDVGAYLIGKSLGRRALIGPLSPKKTVEGSLGGILLAVAASALVGWGFHLHILHCMALGAVISVVAQISDLTESMIKRDAGKKDSGDIIPGHGGVLDRADSYLLSGAVAYYYLFYIWHVVY
- the frr gene encoding ribosome recycling factor; translation: MLKDVIAEAEGKMKKAVSRINQEFAAIRTGRAAPAILDRIEVEYYGSMTAVKAIASVSTPDARTLAIQPFDRAALTAIERAILKSDLGLTPTNDGQSLRIGFPPPTEERRRDLVKLAKKEAEEGKVAIRNVRRDEQDKIKGAEKKSEITQDDAKRLQDQLQKLTDRYVAEIDKALSSKEAEIMEV
- the pyrH gene encoding UMP kinase is translated as MSNGLKYKRILLKLSGEALMGAQGYGIDPVVIRQIADEVKGLVDQGLELALVVGGGNIFRGLAASAKGMDRSTGDYMGMLATVMNSLALQDGLEKAGVDTRVQSAIEMREVAEPFIKRRAMRHLEKGRVVIFAAGTGNPYFTTDTAASLRAVEIGAEVLLKATKVDGVYDSDPAKNPNAVKYQQLNYMEVLSKELKVMDSTAISLCKDTGLPIIVFNLNEPGNIERVVRGEPIGTYVGGIPTHA
- the tsf gene encoding translation elongation factor Ts, which codes for MDISASLVKDLREKTGAGMMDCKKALTEVGGDLDKAVELLRKKGLAAAAKKAGRIASEGAVGSYLTADGRVGALVEVNCETDFVARNEEFVAFVKDVAQQAAEKATTETGVGADLLAQPSVAEAGQTLNEVLNTKVAKIGEKIDIRRFARYTAEGTNLVGTYIHLGGKIGVLIELISDKDISTSGDAQELARDLAMQVAASSPAFVSRTEVPAEQTEAERRILSEQDEIKAKPEAVRGKIVEGRINKYFEQVCLLEQPFIKEPGKSVTDVINERASKLGAKMSVKRFARFVLGEGIEKKVEDFAAEVAAQMGK
- the rpsB gene encoding 30S ribosomal protein S2; amino-acid sequence: MPVAPMKSLLEAGVHFGHQTRRWNPKMRPYIFAERNGIYIIDLQKTSRYLDAAYYFVRDMVAQGKNICFVGTKKQAQETIREEAERCNMFFVNQRWLGGMLTNFETIKKRIARLKELEQMKVDGSYDRLPKKEVSLLEKEAFKLERLLGGIKNLPGRRPDVVFVIDTKKEHLAIKEARKLGIPVVAVVDTNCDPDEVDYIIPGNDDAIRAIKVLTEKIADAVLEGKQGVQHAAGTTEQLEAVSI
- the murA gene encoding UDP-N-acetylglucosamine 1-carboxyvinyltransferase, whose amino-acid sequence is MDKLIVNGGPPLVGTIPVSGAKNSALPILAAAILSQGDCHITNVPELTDVHIICEILGTLGVEVESTGKGSYRLNASGLCEFTAPYELVTKMRAAFFAIGPILARMGHARIPLPGGCTIGSRPVDLHLKGLRSLGAKVTIEHGYVEAQADALVGGNVYLDFPSVGATETIMMAAVHAEGTTVIENCAQEPEIVDLADFLNKMGARVTGAGTQTITVEGVRRLGGCDHSIIPDRIEAGTFMVAAAITRGDLTLTGVRNDHLQAIASKLIEMGVTVTPIGDDVVNVKVEGPLKPVDIRTMPHPGFPTDMQAQVMTLLSTVDGTSVLTEMVFENRFLHVDELIRMGANIKAEGNVAVIQGVNALSGAPVKATDLRAGAAMILAGLVGRGETVITGLHHIDRGYEHIEAKLTAVGARISRVSRPETVLTV